The following proteins are co-located in the Billgrantia tianxiuensis genome:
- a CDS encoding DUF2971 domain-containing protein — protein sequence MNEPRDIFSDGFIRLSQPAVLNDPFEASFCENSLEELAGHFNYPTAQDPEFGDLSFSQYIEMRMHNIGVIYFSENKEDLLMWAHYANEHKGLAIGTVSIPGNGSIFHNLFRSDALINSSWGEVYSPFDGIPKPVSYRKGLRYRNDKFDYDYSNISVEGANRILYEVFMRKSDECIYEQEHRVVLRLKQSDRVVLECIDLMPNERVRDRVSSVEWSFIDPNSGRADINLMGIQDDVERVSLSMHLAKLSRNPNVVYLMKLSSSSINNCLFGLRSKLEKEDVIGGTHPLQVSRCLESKKESGLL from the coding sequence ATGAATGAACCAAGAGATATCTTTAGTGATGGGTTCATTCGACTATCTCAGCCAGCAGTTTTGAATGACCCATTCGAGGCTTCATTCTGCGAGAATAGCTTAGAAGAATTAGCCGGCCATTTTAATTATCCAACGGCTCAGGATCCAGAATTCGGCGATTTGAGCTTTTCTCAGTACATCGAAATGCGGATGCATAACATCGGTGTTATATACTTTTCCGAAAACAAAGAGGATCTATTGATGTGGGCTCATTATGCAAACGAGCATAAGGGGCTTGCTATCGGCACAGTGTCTATTCCTGGCAATGGGTCCATTTTCCATAACCTGTTCAGATCGGATGCTTTGATAAATTCTTCTTGGGGCGAGGTATACTCACCATTTGACGGAATTCCTAAGCCGGTTTCCTATAGGAAAGGGCTTCGATACAGAAATGACAAATTCGACTATGACTACTCGAATATCTCAGTGGAAGGTGCTAATAGAATACTCTATGAAGTATTTATGCGAAAAAGTGACGAATGCATTTATGAACAAGAGCACCGAGTGGTCCTTAGGTTAAAACAGTCAGACCGAGTGGTTCTTGAATGTATTGACCTTATGCCTAACGAGCGTGTTAGAGACCGAGTTTCGTCTGTAGAGTGGTCTTTTATTGATCCGAATAGTGGCCGAGCTGATATTAATCTTATGGGCATTCAAGATGATGTTGAAAGGGTATCGCTTTCAATGCATTTGGCGAAGTTAAGTCGTAATCCCAATGTGGTGTATTTGATGAAGTTATCATCTAGCAGCATCAATAATTGCTTGTTTGGACTTAGGTCGAAACTTGAAAAGGAGGATGTCATTGGAGGTACGCATCCTCTACAGGTATCTAGATGTCTGGAAAGCAAGAAAGAATCAGGGTTGCTATAG
- a CDS encoding HNH endonuclease has protein sequence MPRKAIPPTLKNKLLYESQYCCAICQKSGCQIHHIDQDHSNNTEDNLIVLCVAHHDEAHTMRTMSNNLDARALRHAKSEWTKQVRNSRTLAATLEGQTKNTKNGWLSVGVSWGYINHKRVAEMSDIGAISNKGQRLLKYCLDKEMVDENAIIIKPLNSSMSNSFIRNSVYNWFDFGDDQRLHALYSEMVDQISRNTNVIHLEPSTWTKARVRSLVRPGGLIFFNKGVYFKSIDETQENDHRRCQTFKNKVHVEFYVDTIDMFGATSKTVSFQGHQTCAALLLVKSLGERDDGGLVLSCTPLALGVGFRGAIDIQAS, from the coding sequence ATGCCAAGAAAAGCAATTCCACCGACACTTAAAAACAAACTGCTCTATGAGAGTCAGTATTGCTGCGCTATATGTCAGAAAAGTGGATGTCAAATCCACCATATTGATCAAGATCATTCTAACAACACTGAAGATAATCTTATTGTCCTGTGTGTCGCCCACCACGATGAAGCACACACAATGCGGACAATGTCGAATAACTTGGATGCGCGAGCATTACGCCACGCTAAAAGTGAGTGGACTAAGCAGGTTCGAAATTCACGTACTTTGGCAGCGACACTAGAAGGTCAAACAAAAAATACCAAGAATGGATGGCTTTCTGTAGGAGTATCATGGGGCTACATCAATCACAAGCGTGTCGCGGAAATGTCGGATATTGGAGCCATATCTAACAAAGGACAGAGGCTTCTAAAGTATTGTCTCGATAAAGAAATGGTTGATGAGAATGCGATCATTATTAAGCCCCTCAATTCGTCAATGAGCAACTCTTTTATCAGAAACAGTGTTTATAATTGGTTCGATTTTGGGGATGACCAACGGTTGCACGCATTATACTCTGAGATGGTTGATCAAATTAGTCGCAACACCAATGTGATCCATTTGGAACCATCGACGTGGACAAAAGCAAGAGTAAGAAGCTTAGTAAGACCGGGTGGGCTTATTTTCTTTAATAAAGGAGTGTATTTTAAATCTATTGACGAAACGCAAGAAAACGATCATAGAAGGTGTCAAACTTTCAAGAATAAGGTTCATGTCGAGTTCTATGTGGACACCATTGATATGTTTGGAGCTACATCAAAGACCGTATCGTTCCAAGGACACCAAACTTGTGCTGCTCTGTTGCTCGTCAAGTCATTGGGAGAAAGAGATGATGGTGGTTTAGTGCTGAGCTGTACACCACTCGCACTAGGGGTAGGGTTTAGAGGGGCGATTGATATTCAGGCCAGCTAA
- the dgt gene encoding dGTP triphosphohydrolase, which produces MYDREVIEYAKNQERLISKLEYRVYTFEDSRAENRDTLMRDYARVLYSSSFRRLQGKMQLLGVDGSKFNRNRLTHSLEVAQIARSIAYNLDLKDTVVTETAALAHDIGNPPFGHYGEVVLNELSSDCGGYEGNAQAFRILRTLEIKHHSYTGLNLNVRTLMAITKYFYNKQQNDKKFLYDDDFCFLKDELDKHDILIKKSIDAEIMDLADEIAYAAHDLEDALSFGMISLGEIVHEFKVSARFQSAYSAISNIAQEAQTEAMQASRAGTSEEYAIVLKKELTSKIVNTLCSDIGLVDGRLGYKHYADLAEGLKKLLFKAILRKKDVQLYERRGEQIIRGLFEVYSDEKYNKGNILLPAELRSLDDCKARLVTDYISGMMDSYAAQEYEKYFGKGSADKLYFK; this is translated from the coding sequence ATGTATGACCGTGAAGTGATTGAATATGCAAAAAACCAAGAAAGGCTAATATCTAAATTAGAGTATCGTGTTTATACATTCGAAGATAGTCGTGCAGAAAATAGAGATACCTTAATGAGAGACTATGCTCGTGTTCTCTATTCATCTTCTTTTAGACGTTTGCAAGGTAAAATGCAGCTTCTCGGCGTAGACGGAAGCAAATTTAACCGAAATCGACTGACTCATAGTTTAGAAGTCGCTCAAATTGCACGCTCAATTGCTTATAATTTGGATCTTAAGGATACAGTTGTAACAGAAACTGCTGCCTTGGCTCATGATATAGGCAATCCGCCTTTTGGACATTATGGGGAAGTTGTATTAAATGAATTGAGCTCAGATTGTGGTGGATATGAAGGAAATGCTCAAGCGTTTCGTATTTTACGGACGCTTGAAATAAAGCATCATTCTTACACAGGTTTGAATCTTAATGTTCGTACCTTAATGGCTATAACTAAGTATTTTTATAACAAGCAGCAAAATGATAAAAAATTCCTATATGACGATGATTTTTGTTTTTTAAAGGATGAGCTGGATAAGCACGATATTTTAATAAAGAAGAGCATAGATGCTGAAATCATGGACTTGGCTGATGAAATTGCTTATGCCGCACATGATTTGGAGGATGCATTAAGCTTTGGCATGATTAGTTTGGGCGAAATTGTGCATGAGTTCAAAGTAAGTGCGCGATTCCAGTCTGCGTACTCTGCAATTTCAAATATTGCACAAGAAGCGCAAACTGAAGCAATGCAAGCAAGTAGAGCTGGTACTTCTGAAGAGTACGCAATTGTGCTTAAAAAGGAGTTGACTTCAAAGATAGTAAACACACTTTGCTCTGATATCGGTTTAGTCGACGGTCGACTAGGATACAAGCATTACGCTGATTTGGCGGAAGGTTTAAAAAAGCTTCTATTTAAAGCAATATTGAGGAAAAAAGATGTTCAGTTATATGAGCGCCGCGGTGAGCAAATAATACGCGGACTATTTGAGGTTTATTCTGATGAAAAATATAACAAGGGGAATATTTTGTTGCCGGCAGAGTTGCGTTCTCTTGATGACTGTAAAGCGCGATTAGTGACGGACTATATATCAGGAATGATGGATTCCTATGCTGCTCAGGAGTATGAGAAGTACTTTGGTAAAGGTAGTGCTGACAAGCTCTATTTTAAGTAA